From the Halomonas sp. MCCC 1A13316 genome, the window GTTTGACCTGTCCCAAAACCGATGAAAACATTTCCGGGCTCACCTGCCCCGGATGCTATGTATTCTCGGTCCAGCTCAATGCGGCCGTTTTTGAAATTAAAGTCTTTTCCGGCTTCGAACGAGGATTTTTTGACAGCCACTCCATTAGATATCGCAGAAACCACTAATACATTACTGCCTTCCTGCTCGATGAAAATTGCCTCAGGCTTGCTTTTTATCTCAAACCTTTTCGGCCATATTATATCGCTCAGGCAGGCCGATGCTGAGCCATCCGAAGGGTCGCTACAGTTTTTATAGCAACCTTCAAAAGCCTTTAGGTCGGCCAGCTCAGCGAAACCTAAGTCATTATCAGGACCTGTCGTGGACGCACAGCCAGTAAAAAATAGCATTGGCAGAAAAAGCATAATTCGGTTCATGCTTAGTGATCCTATCCACAAATGAAAGACAACTAACTGACGGGTCCCTGATGATCAATCACACGGGATCCGACGCATATGGGCCATCCCTGTGCGCATGGACGTGTCGTTATGTGTTCTTGTGTTTCAGCCTAGCACTGGAGCATGGCTTTTCCCATGCGCTGAATCAACGAAGTCCAGCCAGAGCTGTTCGCTACGGAAACAGAAACCGTACCTCTTCCACCCTCGCCCGGAAGAACGGAAAGTACGCCTCCGTGCCGAAGTGATTGCCGCCGTCGACTCTGGTGGGCAGGGTGAAACCATCGAAGTTACGGAAGTCGTCGAGATAGCCGCCGAAGGGCTGAAGCCGCCACTCCTTCTCGGGTTTGGCGTTGCTCCAGCGCTGGAACTGTACCCAAATCGGGCGGCCGTCTTCGGCCACGGCGATCTCTATCGCTTGCTCCAGGGTGCCGTGGGTGATGACCGCTCGTGCCAGGTTTGGCTCGTCGGTCTCTTCCCAGCGCACGCCATGTTGCGGTAGCAGGCCGGCGGGTGTCCAGAAGGCGGCCTCCCCTGCCACACGGCCGAACGACGAGCGTAGGTGGTTGTCGTCGCTTCCTGCCCGGGCGACGGGTAGCGTGCCGTTGAGCCAGAAGCGCGTCCAGGAACGGCCGTTGGCCATGCCGTCCGAACCGCTGAGTTGCATGAATCCCGAACCGGCCCGAATCCGCCAGATGAAGCCGTGGGGCGGGGCGAGTATCTGGTGGGCGCGCATGGGGCGATAGCCCGGCGCTTGCTTGTCGCCCAGGCCGAGCTCGCCGGTCATATGGATCTCGCTGACCACATGCAGCGGTGTGCCCGGGGCGATGGTATAGAGGAAGTAGCGACGGGCGGCGTCGGGCAGGCCTTCGACCATGGCGGGATCGAACGTTTCGACGGTGGCGGGCGCCTGGGATTGCAGCCAGGCCCAGGCCGTGTCCATCGCGCGATTATCGGCCAGGCGCCAGGCCTGCATGGCCAGTACGCCTGTGAGTACCAGCGCCAGCAGCAGGCCAGCGGCCACTCCGAAGTAGGCCATTCGGTTTCTCCTGCGTTTCACCTGGCGCTCTTCCTCTCGTCGGTGCGGCGAGCAAACTCAGCGTACCGGGTGAAACGCGAGAGGCAGCTTTATAGACCAAAGGTTTCCTTTACCTTCGCTTCGAACGCCTTGTCATCCATCTCCCTGCGCAGTGGCACGAACAGTTCCGCCTCCTGGCCGACCTTGACGGCGATTTCGCTGTCCTCATTCTCGATGATGCTCTTCACCGCCAGTGCGATGGGCTGTGGATCCGGGCCTTCATTGATGGCTTTGGCCACGATCGGCACGAAATGGGCCACCAGCTCCTTGTAGGGAGAGTCGTCACCGGTCGTTTGGCTGTTGGCGACAAGCCCTTTTTTGACGAAATTGGTGCCAAAAAGGCCGGCAAGAACGGAGTGAACCCGTATTCCGAAAGGCGCCACCTCGAATCTCAAGGAATCGGTGATCCCTTCCACCGCGTATTTGCTGGCATTGTAATGCGAGAGCAGAGGCAGCCCCATCCTGCCCAGGAAGGAAGAGATATTGACGATAACGCCGCTACCCGCCTTGCGCATATGGGGAAGAACTTCTCTGGTCATCTTGATGAGACCAAAAACATTCACATCGAATTGCTTGAAGATTTCTTCATCGGTGCCTTCTTCAAGGGTGGCAAGAAGACCGAAGCCTGCATTATTGACCAGCACATCGATCTTTCCTTCCTTCTCGATGACGTGCTGAACGGCGTTTTGTATCGACGCGGTATCCTGCACATCGAGAGACACGGTGTTCAGCTCGAGACCGCGCTTGCCCGCCTCCTCCATCAGTTCGTGGCTGTCACTCCTGACGCCGGCGTACACGGTGTAACCCTGTTCGGCGAGTAGCAGCGCCGTTGCCTTGCCCATGCCAGATGCCGCGCCAGTGATCAAAACGGTCTTGTTCACAATGCAATCCTTTTCTGAGTTGTCAGGCAGTGCCCGAGACATTCCCTTGCAGTATGGAGAAACAGGATTGAAAGAGAATTGCCGGCACGCAGGGATCGGTGGTTACCGGGATAATTGTGCTTCTTCCTTGATCTTGGTCAGCGCCACGCCTTTGGCATGGCGCTGGTCATTCAACGGGGGAACTCGGGAAACTTGAGCAGCTCATCGGCAAGCTCGAACCACTCGGCCTTGGAAGAGACCCAGGCGTGGTAGCGCTTGTTGGGCGTTATCGGCGTATCGAGGGTGCCCAGCCGCAGCCGCTTGGCTTCGGGCAGGTCGTTGCGGGCGCTGTAGATCGGGCTGCCGCACTCGGCGCAGAACACCCGCACCTTGTTAGGCGTGGCGCGGTACTCCTTGAGGTATTCCGCGCCCTGGGTGATGCAAAAGTCGGCCGAACGGATGGGCGACACGGCGGCAAAGGCGGAGCCTTGGGCCTTCCGGCACTGTTGGCAGTGGCACATGGAGACTTCATCGATCTCGCCGCGGTACTCGTACTTCACTTTCCCGCACAGGCAGCTTCCCTGGTGCATCGGCGTCTCTTCCCGGTGGCTTTCGCTTACGATAGCCCTTCCGGTATCCGATGGCTGTAACCAGCGTCAAACGCGAGCAGGAGATGGTAGGGTTCGAGGGAACCCTACCCAATGGCTCCGCGACCATGCCCCACGTCGACATCACCGTGATCTACGATGCCATCTGCCCGTGGCGCTACATCGGCAAACGCCACCTCGACCTCGCCCTGGCCGAAGTGCCCGAGGAGATCAGCGTATCGGTGGCCTGGCACCCCTTCGAGCTCAACCCCGACATGCCCGCCGGAGGCCTGTCGCGGCGTGACTACCGCACCGCCAAGTTCGGATCATGGGAGCGCTCCCAGGCTCTCGACGCCCAGGTGGAGGCTGCCGCCGCCCAGGCCGGTCTCGAGATTCACCACGAACGCATGCAGCGAACGCCCAATATCTTCGACGCCCACCGGCTGATCTGGCTCGCTGGGGAGTATGGCGTTCAGTCGGCGGTGGTCGCAGCACTCTTCCGGCGCTACTTCGTCGAGGGTGAGGACATCGGTGACAGAACGGTACTGGCCAACGCCGCCCGAGACGGCAGGCTAACGGATATCGACATAGCCGCCTTCCTGGCCAGCGACCAGGGTCGGGCCGAGGTAAAAGCCGGCCTCGCCGAGGCGCGGCGCCTGGGCGTGAGCGGCGTGCCCACCTTCATCATCAACGGCACCACGGGCCTCTCGGGCGCCCAACCGCCCGAGGCACTGCGCCAGGCGATTCTCGAGTCGACCGGCAGAAGTTGAAGGCTATCCGATCAAGGGGACGAGCGCCGGGCTGAACCCGCCTCTACAGGCTTGCCCCCTGTCGGCGTCGGTGTCATCGTCTTGCGGTCACCATTGGCTGCCAGACCACAAGGAGCAATATCGTGTTCATCGCCATGAACCGTTTTCGGGTCAATCCCGAGCGAGTGGAAGAGTTCGAGCAGATCTGGCTGGAGCGGGAGACCCACCTGCAGGGCCTGCCCGGCTTCGTCGAATTTCATATGCTGCGCGGCCCCGAGAAGGAGGATCACGTGCTCTACGCCTCGCACACCATCTGGCGCTCGCGCGACGACTTCGAGGCCTGGACCCACTCCGAAGCGTTCCGCAAGGCGCACGCCAACGCCGGCCAGAGCAAGCGCGAGGGACTCTACCTGGGCCCGCCGAACTTCGAGGGGTTCGAGGTCATCCAGACGGTCGGCAACGCGAGCGAATGATGAGCGCGGTAAAGCCCACACCGCCAGCGCTGACTCAACTGGGCGGTTGCGAGATCCTCTTCGCGATGGCCGCCGAGGCCGAGTACGGGCCGCACCTCAAGCAGCGTTTCGCGCCGTTCATGACCGGCGTCGGCCCGGTGGAGGCGGCGGTGGAACTCACCGCAGCCTTGGCCGCCCTCGCCCGAAACGGACGCCTGCCGGACCTGGTAGTGTCGCTGGGCTCGGCCGGTAGCCGTTCGCTCGAGCAGACCGAGATCTATCAGGCGAGCTCTATCGCTTACCGCGACATGGACGCCTCGCCGCTGGGTTTCGAGAAAGGCACTACGCCTTTTCTCGACCTGCCGGCGATCCTTCCGCTGACGCTGCGCATCCCCGGCATTGCCGAGGCTACGCTCTCTACCGGCGCCAATATCGTTTCGGGCGAGGCCTATGCCGCCATTGCCGCCGAGATGGTGGACATGGAGAGCTACGCCTGCCTGCGCGCCTGCATGCGCTTCGACGTGCCGCTGATCGTGCTGCGTGGCATTTCGGACGGCAACGCGGAGCTGCACCACGTCGACGACTGGACGGAGTATCTGCACGTCATCGACGAGAAGCTGGCCGGCGCCGTCAACCGCCTCGGCGAGGCGCTCGCCGAGGGGCTGTTGTCGCGCTGACGCTTGCTTCTTCTAGAGCAGGTGCGGCTCGAGCCAGCGCTTGAGCTGCCCCGCCTGCATCAACCCGGCCTGGCGGGCGTTCTCACGCCCTTCCTTGAACACGATCAGCATGGGAATGCTGCGAATGCCGAAGCGCCCGGCCTGGGCCGGTCCCGCCTCGGTGTCGAGCTTGGCGAAGCGGATGCGCGGCTCGCGATCGACGGCGGCCTATGACATCTGCCCCCAATCGAAAACCAGAGGAGAAGCTACTCAGGCGATGCTGTTGCACGGTCAGGAACGTCGCAGCCAGCTTGTCCGTTGCCTGGCAGCGGCGGAACATCTGGGGTTAACCCGAATACAGGCCAAAGAGATCATCGACCACCAACTCGCCACGATCCGGGAACGGTGGGAGAGCGTGTGCGATGAAGCCGACTTGAGCAAAGTCGACCGGGGCTATCTTTGGGGC encodes:
- a CDS encoding DUF6544 family protein translates to MAYFGVAAGLLLALVLTGVLAMQAWRLADNRAMDTAWAWLQSQAPATVETFDPAMVEGLPDAARRYFLYTIAPGTPLHVVSEIHMTGELGLGDKQAPGYRPMRAHQILAPPHGFIWRIRAGSGFMQLSGSDGMANGRSWTRFWLNGTLPVARAGSDDNHLRSSFGRVAGEAAFWTPAGLLPQHGVRWEETDEPNLARAVITHGTLEQAIEIAVAEDGRPIWVQFQRWSNAKPEKEWRLQPFGGYLDDFRNFDGFTLPTRVDGGNHFGTEAYFPFFRARVEEVRFLFP
- a CDS encoding SDR family oxidoreductase, translated to MNKTVLITGAASGMGKATALLLAEQGYTVYAGVRSDSHELMEEAGKRGLELNTVSLDVQDTASIQNAVQHVIEKEGKIDVLVNNAGFGLLATLEEGTDEEIFKQFDVNVFGLIKMTREVLPHMRKAGSGVIVNISSFLGRMGLPLLSHYNASKYAVEGITDSLRFEVAPFGIRVHSVLAGLFGTNFVKKGLVANSQTTGDDSPYKELVAHFVPIVAKAINEGPDPQPIALAVKSIIENEDSEIAVKVGQEAELFVPLRREMDDKAFEAKVKETFGL
- a CDS encoding GFA family protein encodes the protein MHQGSCLCGKVKYEYRGEIDEVSMCHCQQCRKAQGSAFAAVSPIRSADFCITQGAEYLKEYRATPNKVRVFCAECGSPIYSARNDLPEAKRLRLGTLDTPITPNKRYHAWVSSKAEWFELADELLKFPEFPR
- a CDS encoding DsbA family oxidoreductase, translated to MAVTSVKREQEMVGFEGTLPNGSATMPHVDITVIYDAICPWRYIGKRHLDLALAEVPEEISVSVAWHPFELNPDMPAGGLSRRDYRTAKFGSWERSQALDAQVEAAAAQAGLEIHHERMQRTPNIFDAHRLIWLAGEYGVQSAVVAALFRRYFVEGEDIGDRTVLANAARDGRLTDIDIAAFLASDQGRAEVKAGLAEARRLGVSGVPTFIINGTTGLSGAQPPEALRQAILESTGRS
- a CDS encoding antibiotic biosynthesis monooxygenase family protein encodes the protein MFIAMNRFRVNPERVEEFEQIWLERETHLQGLPGFVEFHMLRGPEKEDHVLYASHTIWRSRDDFEAWTHSEAFRKAHANAGQSKREGLYLGPPNFEGFEVIQTVGNASE
- a CDS encoding 5'-methylthioadenosine/S-adenosylhomocysteine nucleosidase (Enables the cleavage of the glycosidic bond in both 5'-methylthioadenosine and S-adenosylhomocysteine), translated to MMSAVKPTPPALTQLGGCEILFAMAAEAEYGPHLKQRFAPFMTGVGPVEAAVELTAALAALARNGRLPDLVVSLGSAGSRSLEQTEIYQASSIAYRDMDASPLGFEKGTTPFLDLPAILPLTLRIPGIAEATLSTGANIVSGEAYAAIAAEMVDMESYACLRACMRFDVPLIVLRGISDGNAELHHVDDWTEYLHVIDEKLAGAVNRLGEALAEGLLSR
- a CDS encoding thioredoxin family protein; this translates as MRFAKLDTEAGPAQAGRFGIRSIPMLIVFKEGRENARQAGLMQAGQLKRWLEPHLL